The Pseudomonas aeruginosa genome includes the window CTGGCCGACATGGCCACCCGCATCGCCGTGGCGCGGCAGATGGTCCACCACGCCGCCAGCCTGCGCGAAGCCGGCCTGCCGTGCCTGACCGAAGCCTCGATGGCCAAGCTGTTCGCCTCGGAGATGGCCGAGGAAGTCTGCTCCGCGGCGATCCAGACCCTCGGTGGCTATGGCTACCTCAAGGACTTCCCGGTGGAACGCATCTATCGGGACGTGCGGGTCTGCCAGATCTACGAGGGCACCAGCGACGTGCAGCGCCTGGTGATCGCGCGCAGCCTGTAGCGGCGACTATCCGTCGTTTCCGCAACGGCGCCTTCTCCCTTCAGGGAGAGGGCGCACTGAGGCACCTCGGAAGCAAATGCCCGAGCCTCGTTCGCCCTACGCCCCTTGGCAGGCGCTCACGCCGGCTGCGCCGCCTTGTTCTCGCGCGCGGTGACCTGCTGGCACAGCTCGATGATCTGTTCGCGCATCCAGCGGTTGGCCGGGTCCTGGTCGGTGCTCTCGTGCCAGTACAGGTGGGTTTCCAGTTTCGGCACGTCGCTCACCGGCAGCACCGCGTAGTGCAGGTCGTGGTGACGGGCGAAGCGTTCCGGCACGGTCATCGCCATGTCGGTCTGCTGGACCACCGTGGAGGCCATCAGGTAGTGCTGCGAGCGCAGCGCGATCTTGCGCTGGATGCCCATCTTGCCCAGCGCCAGGTCGATGTAGCCGAGGCCGCTGCGGCGGCTGGAAATATGGATGTGGGTCAGGCCCAGGTAATCGTCCAGGGCCAGCTTCGGCTTGCCCGCCAGTGGGTGGCCGCGGCGCATGGCGCAGACGTAGCGGTCCTCCATCAGCTTGACGTGGCGCACCTGGGGATCGGTGTTCAGCGGCGCGTCGACGGCGAAGTCGAGGCGGCCGGCGGCGAGTTCCTTGGTGGTTTCGCGGCGCTTGGCGAGGAAGCTCTCGATATGCACGTTCGGCGCCAGGCGGCGCAAGCGCTGGAACAGCGGGGGGAGGATGACCGCTTCGGTGAGGTCGGTCATGCTGATGCGGTAGGTCTTGTTCGCCTGCTGCGGATCGAAGCTGCGGCTCTCCTGCACCGAAACCCGCAGCAACTGCAGCGCGTTGCGCACCGGGCCGATGATGTTCTGCGCCATCGGGGTCGGCACCATGCCCTGGGCGGTGCGCACGAACAGCGGGTCGTTGAAGGTCTCGCGCAGGCGGGAAAGGGCGTTGGATACGGCTGGCTGGGTGATGCCGACGATCTGCCCGGCGCGGGTCAGGTTGGCTTCGGTATAGATCGCATCGAACACGATGAACAGGTTCAGGTCGACTTTGTTCAGGTTCATGGCACTGGCTCCGCGACTTTTCTTGTTATTGGGGGCTTGGATGACCCCCATATGGATCATGAATGTTCATGGACGGAAAAAATAGACTGGGCAAATCTTAAGCCCTGTTCCGGCATCGTTACCAGCGCCTTTGTCCGATGCCTCGCCTGCCAACCCGTCAGAAGGTATCCCCCATGGATTTCGCCTATTCCCCCAAGGTCCAGGAGCTGCGTGAACGCGTCAGCGCGTTCATGGAAGCGCATGTCTATCCCGCCGAAGCCGTGTTCGAGCGCCAGGTCGCCGAGGGCGACCGCTGGCAGCCGACGGCGATCATGGAAGAGCTGAAGGCCAAGGCCAAGGCCGAAGGGCTGTGGAACCTGTTCCTGCCCGAGTCCGAGTACGGTGCCGGGCTGGCCAACCACGAATATGCGCCGCTGGCGGAAATCATGGGCCGTTCGCTGATCGGGCCGGAACCCTTCAACTGCGCCGCGCCGGATACCGGCAACATGGAGGTGCTGGTGCGCTACGGCAGCGAGGAGCAGAAGCGCACCTGGCTGGAACCGCTGCTGAGCGGCGAGATCCGCTCGGCCTTCGCCATGACCGAACCGGGCGTGGCCTCGTCCGACGCCACCAATATGGAGGCGCGCGCCGAGCGCCAGGGCGACGACTGGGTGATCAACGGGCGCAAGTGGTGGACTTCCGGCGCCTGCGATCCGCGCTGCAAGATCCTGATCTTCATGGGCCTGACCAACCCGGACGCGCCGCGCCACCAGCAGCACTCGATGATCCTGGTACCGGTCGACACCCCCGGGGTGAAGATCCTCCGCCCGCTGCCGGTGTTCGGCTACGACGACGCGCCGCATGGCCATGCCGAAGTGCTGTTCGAGAACGTGCGGGTGCCCTACGAGAACGTCATCCTCGGCGAGGGCCGCGGTTTCGAGATCGCCCAGGGGCGCCTCGGCCCGGGCCGCATCCACCACTGCATGCGCTCCATCGGCATGGCCGAACGCGCCCTCGAACTGATGTGCAAGCGCGCGGTCAGCCGTACCGCGTTCGGCAAGCCGCTGGCGCGCCTGGGCGGCAACATCGACCACATCGCCGACTCGCGGATGGAGATCAACATGGCGCGCCTGCTGACCCTGCAGGCCGCCTACATGATGGATACCGTGGGCAACAAGATCGCCCAGAGCGAAATCGCCCAGATCAAGGTGGTGGCGCCCAACGTGGCGTTGAAGGTGATCGACCGGGCGATCCAGATGCATGGTGGCGCCGGGGTTTCCAACGACTTCCCGCTGGCCTACTGGTACGCCATGCAGCGCACCCTGCGCCTGGCCGACGGTCCGGACGAGGTGCACCGCGCGGCGATCGGCAAGTTCGAGCTGGGCAAGTACGTGCCCAGGGAGATGCTGCGCAGCAGCCGCTGACGGCTGTGGTATAGGGGAAAGGCCCGCGGATGCGGGCCTTTTTCATTCCGGGGACTCCGCCCCTTTTTCCTCGGCGTTGCGTTCCAGCTGCCACGCGCGACGGCTGTGCAGCAGGGCGGCGAACTCGCGGGCCGCCCGCTCGTTGCGGAAGCAGATCCCGCGCGTGCCGAGGCGGACCCGCCAGAAAGGTTCAGCGTGGGTGTCCAGACGTTCGATCCAGAGCGTGTTCGGCATTCGGTTCGGCCTTGTCCTCGACGGTGGCTTTCGGTGTGCGGGTCTTCAGCAGGGAGAGCAGGATGCCGCCCGCCAGCAGGCCGAAGGTTACGCCAAGCGAGAGGCCGGCGGGAATCTTGCCGATCACACCGTGGAGCATGATCTTCGCACCGATGAACACCAGCACCAGGGCCAGGGCGTATTTCAGGTAGACGAAGCGGTGGATCATCGCCGCCAGCGAGAAGTACAGGGCGCGCAGGCCGAGGATGGCGAAGATGTTCGAGGTGTAGACGATGAACGGGTCCTGGGTGATGGCGAAGATCGCCGGCACGCTGTCCACCGCGAACACCAGGTCGGCCAGCTCGATCAGCACCAGGGCGAAGAACAGCGGGGTGGCGTAGCGCACCAGCTTGCCGCTGGCGTCCGGCAGGCGGACGAAGAAGTGATGCTCGTGCAGTTCCTTGGTCACCCGCATGTGCTTGCGCAGGAAGCGCAGCACCGGGTTGTGCTCCAGGTCGGGTTCTTCCTCGTGCTTGTTGAACAGCATCTTCACGCCGCTGAACAGCAGGAAGGCGCCGAACACGTACATGATCCAGTCGAATTCCTTCACCAGCGCGGCGCCCAGGCCGATCATGATCGCCCGCAGGACGATGGCGCCGAGGATGCCCCAGAACAGCACCTGGTGCTGGTAGCGGCGGGGGATGCCGAAGAAACTGAAGATCATCGCCATGACGAACACGTTGTCCATCGATAGCGACTGTTCGACCAGGAAGCCGGTGTAGTACTCCACCGCGCTGGTGGGGCCGAAGGCGTACCAGACCCAGCCGCCGAAGGCCAGGCCGCAGGCGAAGTAGCCGGCGGACAGCAGCAGGCTTTCGCGCACGCCGATTTCGTGGTGGTCGCGTTGCAGCACGCCGAGGTCGAGGACCAGGAGAACGATGACGATGGCCAGGAAGGCCAGCCAGAACCAGATAGCCGTACCGAGGAACGGTTCGGTGAGAAATGCATGCAGAGCTGCCATTGGGCCCCCTCGCTTCGAATTGTCGGATGGTCATGTGACTCCGACATGGCGGCAATTGCTTACCGTCAGAGGGGCCCGCAGTCACTCGAAAAAAATAAACCAGGCTCCGGGCGCCGGCAAAACGGCGAGGTTACAAAGTGCTACAGCGTTCAGTAGACCCAGACTTCCACCCGCCGGTTCTTCTGTCGGCCCAGTTCCTGGTCGTTGCTGGCGACCGGCAACTCGTCGCCGAAGCCGGCGATCTCGCGGAAACTCACGCCGCCGCGGGCCAGTTCGCGGCGCACGGCCATGGCGCGCAGGCGCGAAAGCAGGACCGAGCGCTCGGCGTCGGACTTGGGATCGCCGAAGCCCACCAGCACGGTGCGCTCCTGCAACTTCCGATTTTGCCGCAGGTAGTCCAGCAAACGCTGTACGTCGAGCAGTGCCTTGTTGTCGAGCAGCGCGCTGCCTTCCTGGAAGCGGAAGTTCACCGTCAGGCGCCGCGCCTGTTCCGCGAGCTTGCGGTATTCGGCGGGCATCTGCGGGCGCGGTGCGATCTGCACCGCCTGGATCTTCTGCGCGACGAAGCCGCTGCGGGTGACGATCGCCTGGCCGCGCGGGCCCTGGGCGAAACGTACCAGGGCCTGGGCCCAGGGGTTCTTCTCGCCGGGCTTCAGGTAGAGGAACAGGCGGCGCGACAGCGGATAGTCCTCGGTGGCGATCAGGCTTTCCTGGGGCGCCATCGGCAGCGATTCGCCGTCGGCGATGGCCAAGGCGCGGGCCCGGCCCACCGACGCGATGCCGACGAAGCCGATGGCGTGCGGATCGGCGCTCACCGCGGCCGCCAGCCGATCGTTGGATTCGAAGCGGCGGGCGTCGCTGGCCAGGCTTTTGCCGTGACTGGCCAGCACCAGTTCCTTGAAGGTGTCGTAGGTGCCGGACTGCTCGTCGCGAGCGTACAGGCGGATGGCGCCGCCCTTGCCGCCCAGTTCTTCCCAGGTACGCACCTCGCCGGCGAACACCGCCGCCAGTTGCGCGGTGTCCAGCGAGGCCAGCGGGTTGTCCGGATGCAGGATGATCGCCAGTCCGTCGATGGCGATCACCTGCTCGGCATATGGGCTGCGCAGGTCGCCGAAGCCGGCCAGGGCGCGAACTTCGCTGTCCTTGACGGGACGCGAGGCCGCGGCGAGTTCGGCGTGGCGTTCGAGGAGGGCGGCGAAGCCGGTGCTCGAACCGTGGGCGGATAGCTCCACCCTCACCAGGCGGCCGTCGCGGCTCTTGCCGAGCAGATGGAGTTCGTTTTCCCGTTCTCCGGGGGTACGGCGGATATCCTCCAGGCCTTCCTCTTCCATCAGGCCCTCGACCAGGGCCGGCAGGAGCTTCGCGCCGATGGTGTTGGAACCCTGGATGCGCAGCGCCGGCGTGTCGTCCGTGGGGATCGGCAAGGGGGCGGCGAATACCGACCAGGGGAAGGCGTAACAGAGGAATCCGAGGAAAACCAGGCTCAGGGTACGGCTCCAGAGGTCTTTGTCACTGGCGCGCTGGCGGTGTGGCATCGCGGGCATCGTCTTCTATGGGGGAAGGGATTTGCCGGCGAGATTAAGTCAGACGGGTGACGCTAAGGTTACAGCGTTGGGGAATCATGGCCCTGCGCCATTGTCTCGGTCAGGAAGTCGAGAAACACCCGGGTCTTGCCGGCCAGTTGGCGCGATGGATAGACCGCGTGGATCGCCGTCTCGTCGGCCTTCCAGTCAGCCAGCAATTCAACCAGGCGGCCTTCGGCCAGTTCCGCCTGTACGTACAGCCGTGGGATCAGGCTCAAGCCGAAGCCGGCGAGCAGGGCATCGCGCACCGCCAGGCTGGAGGACACCCGGTAACGGCCGGCGATAGGCACCGCTATGCACTCGCGGTCCTTGCGGAAGGTCCAGCGGTCGGCATGGCCAGAGAGGCTGAAGCGGATGCACTCGTGTTCGCGCAGGGCCTCCGGCCGCAGCGGCTGGCCATGCTGACTGAGGTAGGCCGGCGCCGCGCAGAGCACGTGCTCCAGGACCAGCAGCGGGCGGGCGACCAGGCCGGAGTCCGCAACCCGGTCGCTACCACGCAGGGCCAGGTCGATGCCTTCGGCGATCAGGTCCTGGCGGCCGTCCTGCAGGAGCAGTTCCAGGCGCAGGTCCGGATAACGCTGGAGAAAAGCCGGAATGGCCGGGGTCAGGCAAGTGAGGGCGAGGGTCAGCGGGGCGCTGACCCGCAGCAGGCCGCTGGGGCCCTGCTGCATCGAAGTGAGCGCGGCGTCGGCGGCCTCGAGGTCGTCGAGGATGCGCTCCAGGCGCTGCCGGTAGACTTCGCCGGCCTCGGTCAGGCTCATGCTGCGGGTGGTGCGATTGATCAGGCGCACCTTGAGGTGCGCTTCCAGCTCGGCGACGTTCTTGCTCACGGCGGCCGGCGAGAGATTCATCTGCCGGGCCGCGGCGGCGAAGCCGCCATTCGCGGCCACGGCGCGGAAGACCTTGAGGGCGGTGAGGTGATCCACGGGGATAATTCACTGTCAGTAATCAATGAATCAGGGATTAAACCATTATCAACCCGAGGTGTGCTGGCTAAAGTCTTGCCATAGTCCACGGTCCAAGAGGTGAATGACCATGCAACCCTTCGTCGTCGAACGTCTCGATCACATCGTCCTGCGGGTCCGCGACCTGGAACGCAGCATCGCGTTCTATCGCGATGTCCTCGGTTGCGTGGTGGTGAAGTGGCGCGACGACCTGGAGCTGGCCCATCTGCGCCTGGGCACGTCGATGCTCGATCTGGTCGCGGTGTCCGGGGCGCTCGGCCGGGAGGGCGGTGCGGCTCCGGGTGGGGAAGGGCGCAACGTCGACCATTTCTGCGTGCGCATCGAGCCGTTCGACGAGGCCGCGCTGGTCGCCCATCTCGAGGGGTTCGGCCTGGTCCCGCAGGTTCCCGCGGAAATCCGCTTCGGCGCCGAGGGCGACGGCTGGTCGCTGTACTTCTTAGACCCGGATGGCAATCGAGTGGAGCTGAAGGGGCCGCGGGTGGACAATCCTGCCTGAGGGAAAGGCCCCGCGCCGGATAGGGGGGCGGCGTCGGCGAGATCGCCCGGACCAGGTAGCGATCGCCTGAAGGCTCATCCGGGGGATGAGCCTTTTCCTTGGGCTGAGCCTCAGGCCAGTTCCAGCCAGATCGGGGCGTGATCGGAGGGCTTCTCCATGCCGCGCAGGTCGTAGTCGATGCCGGCGTCCTTGAAGCGCGACTGCAGCACCCGGCTGGCCAGGATCACATCGATGCGCAGGCCGCGCTTGGGGTTGTCCTCGAAGCCACGGCTGCGGTAGTCGAACCAGCTGAAGCGGTCGTTCACCTCCGGATTCAGGGCCCGGAAGCTGTCGACCAGGCCCCAGTTCTTCAAGGTAGCCAGCCATTCGCGCTCTTCCGGCAGGAAGCTGCACTTGCCGGTCTTCAGCCAGCGCTTGCGGTTTTCCTCGCCAATGCCGATGTCGCAGTCCTCCGGCGAGATATTGATGTCGCCCATCACCACCAGGGCCTGCTCGGGCTTGAAGCTGTTCTCCAGCAGCGACTGGAGATCGGCGTAGAAGCGCTGCTTGGCCGGGAACTTGGTCGGATGCTCGCGGTTCTCGCCTTGCGGGAAGTAACCGTTCATCACGGTGATCGGGTTGCCCTGGGCGTCGCTGAAGGTGCCCCAGATGAAGCGCCGCTGGGATTCCTCGCCGTCGCTCGGGAAGCCGCGATGCAGTTCCAGGGGCGCCTGGCGGGAGAGCAGGGCGACGCCGTAGTGGCCTTTCTGCCCGTGGTAGTGGACGTGGTAGCCGAGCGCCTCGATCTCGGCCTGGGGAAACTGGTCGTCGGCGACCTTGGTTTCCTGCAGCCCGATCACGTCGGGCTGGTGCCGCTCGATCAGCGCCGCCAACTGGTGCGGCCGGGCGCGCAGACCGTTGATATTGAAAGAGACGATTTTCATGGTGGGCGTCCTGGCAAAAACAGGAATGCTAGCCCAGCCGGGGGATGCCTGGCGACCCTGGAGGCGCTGTGCTAGTGTCCGCCGGGTACCCGATGGCTGTGTGGCTTGGCGCCTTGCCGGCCCTGTGGTCTGCCGCGGACGGGGATGGCCAGGCCATCCGCTCGACCAATCGCCGTGGCGAAGCGTGCGTGTCGCTGCGCCTGCGGCCGACAAGGAATGCGTTCCATGCCTGATCAGGTCTCCGATGTTCGTCTGCTCGACGACGGCTATAGCCGCGAAGTCCGCTCGCTTTTCTACCACGCCTACCGCCACGAACCGACCTTCGCCTACCTGATGGATGCGCAGCGCGCCGGCTACGACCAGCGCGTGCGTGCCTGCGTCCGGGAGATGGTCGAGCGCCATCTGGGCGAAGAGTTGCCGGCCATCGGCCTGTTCATCGACGATCGGCTGGTCGCGGCGGCCCTGATCACGCCGCCGCAGCGGCGCCTGGATATCACCGAGAGCTGGAGCTGGCGCCTGCGCATGCTGTTCAGCGTCGGCCTGGCCGCGACCCGGCGCTACCTGGATTACCACCGGGCGGTGCAGGCCTGCCTGCCGGTCGGCCCCCACCACCAGTTGCCGATGCTCGGCGTGCATCCCGAGTACCAGGGCAGGCAGATCGGCGAGCAGTTGCTGGCCGCCGTGCAGCGCTGGTGCGCCGAGGACTCCGCTTCGCAGGGGCTGGTCCTGGATACCGGCAATGCGCGCTACCTGGACTTCTACCAGCGGCACGGCTACCGCGAGATCGGCGAGGTGACGCTGGGAGCGGTGCGCGAGCACGTCCTCCTGCATCCTGGCGAGACGCCGGCGGCGACCTGAGCGTTCCCCCGGACGCGCGAGAAAAGCCATGCCTGTCAGGCGCTTGGCGTCATAAAACCCGAATGTCAGGAGGTGGTCGGCGGCGTCCGCGCAAATCTGGACGCGCGCCACCCGCCTGCGTAGCATCCGCGCCATGAGACTGACTCAAGGATTGTTCCGGTTCCCGCTGGCCGGGCTGCTGTGCCTGAGTACGGCCGCCTTCGCGGAGAGCCAGCTTAGCGTGCGCGTCACCCCCGCC containing:
- a CDS encoding GNAT family N-acetyltransferase; this translates as MARPSARPIAVAKRACRCACGRQGMRSMPDQVSDVRLLDDGYSREVRSLFYHAYRHEPTFAYLMDAQRAGYDQRVRACVREMVERHLGEELPAIGLFIDDRLVAAALITPPQRRLDITESWSWRLRMLFSVGLAATRRYLDYHRAVQACLPVGPHHQLPMLGVHPEYQGRQIGEQLLAAVQRWCAEDSASQGLVLDTGNARYLDFYQRHGYREIGEVTLGAVREHVLLHPGETPAAT
- a CDS encoding substrate-binding domain-containing protein, which translates into the protein MPAMPHRQRASDKDLWSRTLSLVFLGFLCYAFPWSVFAAPLPIPTDDTPALRIQGSNTIGAKLLPALVEGLMEEEGLEDIRRTPGERENELHLLGKSRDGRLVRVELSAHGSSTGFAALLERHAELAAASRPVKDSEVRALAGFGDLRSPYAEQVIAIDGLAIILHPDNPLASLDTAQLAAVFAGEVRTWEELGGKGGAIRLYARDEQSGTYDTFKELVLASHGKSLASDARRFESNDRLAAAVSADPHAIGFVGIASVGRARALAIADGESLPMAPQESLIATEDYPLSRRLFLYLKPGEKNPWAQALVRFAQGPRGQAIVTRSGFVAQKIQAVQIAPRPQMPAEYRKLAEQARRLTVNFRFQEGSALLDNKALLDVQRLLDYLRQNRKLQERTVLVGFGDPKSDAERSVLLSRLRAMAVRRELARGGVSFREIAGFGDELPVASNDQELGRQKNRRVEVWVY
- a CDS encoding LysR family transcriptional regulator — its product is MIPVDHLTALKVFRAVAANGGFAAAARQMNLSPAAVSKNVAELEAHLKVRLINRTTRSMSLTEAGEVYRQRLERILDDLEAADAALTSMQQGPSGLLRVSAPLTLALTCLTPAIPAFLQRYPDLRLELLLQDGRQDLIAEGIDLALRGSDRVADSGLVARPLLVLEHVLCAAPAYLSQHGQPLRPEALREHECIRFSLSGHADRWTFRKDRECIAVPIAGRYRVSSSLAVRDALLAGFGLSLIPRLYVQAELAEGRLVELLADWKADETAIHAVYPSRQLAGKTRVFLDFLTETMAQGHDSPTL
- a CDS encoding VOC family protein; the encoded protein is MTMQPFVVERLDHIVLRVRDLERSIAFYRDVLGCVVVKWRDDLELAHLRLGTSMLDLVAVSGALGREGGAAPGGEGRNVDHFCVRIEPFDEAALVAHLEGFGLVPQVPAEIRFGAEGDGWSLYFLDPDGNRVELKGPRVDNPA
- a CDS encoding TerC family protein; this translates as MAALHAFLTEPFLGTAIWFWLAFLAIVIVLLVLDLGVLQRDHHEIGVRESLLLSAGYFACGLAFGGWVWYAFGPTSAVEYYTGFLVEQSLSMDNVFVMAMIFSFFGIPRRYQHQVLFWGILGAIVLRAIMIGLGAALVKEFDWIMYVFGAFLLFSGVKMLFNKHEEEPDLEHNPVLRFLRKHMRVTKELHEHHFFVRLPDASGKLVRYATPLFFALVLIELADLVFAVDSVPAIFAITQDPFIVYTSNIFAILGLRALYFSLAAMIHRFVYLKYALALVLVFIGAKIMLHGVIGKIPAGLSLGVTFGLLAGGILLSLLKTRTPKATVEDKAEPNAEHALDRTSGHPR
- a CDS encoding LysR family transcriptional regulator, producing the protein MNLNKVDLNLFIVFDAIYTEANLTRAGQIVGITQPAVSNALSRLRETFNDPLFVRTAQGMVPTPMAQNIIGPVRNALQLLRVSVQESRSFDPQQANKTYRISMTDLTEAVILPPLFQRLRRLAPNVHIESFLAKRRETTKELAAGRLDFAVDAPLNTDPQVRHVKLMEDRYVCAMRRGHPLAGKPKLALDDYLGLTHIHISSRRSGLGYIDLALGKMGIQRKIALRSQHYLMASTVVQQTDMAMTVPERFARHHDLHYAVLPVSDVPKLETHLYWHESTDQDPANRWMREQIIELCQQVTARENKAAQPA
- a CDS encoding acyl-CoA dehydrogenase; this translates as MDFAYSPKVQELRERVSAFMEAHVYPAEAVFERQVAEGDRWQPTAIMEELKAKAKAEGLWNLFLPESEYGAGLANHEYAPLAEIMGRSLIGPEPFNCAAPDTGNMEVLVRYGSEEQKRTWLEPLLSGEIRSAFAMTEPGVASSDATNMEARAERQGDDWVINGRKWWTSGACDPRCKILIFMGLTNPDAPRHQQHSMILVPVDTPGVKILRPLPVFGYDDAPHGHAEVLFENVRVPYENVILGEGRGFEIAQGRLGPGRIHHCMRSIGMAERALELMCKRAVSRTAFGKPLARLGGNIDHIADSRMEINMARLLTLQAAYMMDTVGNKIAQSEIAQIKVVAPNVALKVIDRAIQMHGGAGVSNDFPLAYWYAMQRTLRLADGPDEVHRAAIGKFELGKYVPREMLRSSR
- the xthA gene encoding exodeoxyribonuclease III, coding for MKIVSFNINGLRARPHQLAALIERHQPDVIGLQETKVADDQFPQAEIEALGYHVHYHGQKGHYGVALLSRQAPLELHRGFPSDGEESQRRFIWGTFSDAQGNPITVMNGYFPQGENREHPTKFPAKQRFYADLQSLLENSFKPEQALVVMGDINISPEDCDIGIGEENRKRWLKTGKCSFLPEEREWLATLKNWGLVDSFRALNPEVNDRFSWFDYRSRGFEDNPKRGLRIDVILASRVLQSRFKDAGIDYDLRGMEKPSDHAPIWLELA